A single region of the Dromaius novaehollandiae isolate bDroNov1 chromosome 27, bDroNov1.hap1, whole genome shotgun sequence genome encodes:
- the LOC112990180 gene encoding 11-beta-hydroxysteroid dehydrogenase 1-like, producing the protein MGRLQKILIPFLGLVLAFCFYSARENFKPEMLKGKRVIVTGASTGIGEQMAYHLARMGSHILVTARTEAKLQKVVEQCLKLGAASAQYVSGSMEDMAFAEHVVKEAENLLGGLDMLILNHIGKSYFSYFDGDVGHVQKLLQINFLSYVAMTVSALPMLKESGGSIVVVSSMAGKVGFPFTVPYSATKFALDGFFSSLRQEFSIQSVNVSITLCVLGFINTESAMKAAADVVLMSPAPKEECALEIIKGGALRQREVYYKYASTKIPLLIRDWAADFLDYLVRKRYNVENLKKN; encoded by the exons ATGGGTCGGTTGCAAAAGATTCTCATCCCCTTTTTGGGATTGGTCTTGGCCTTCTGTTTTTATTCCGCGAGGGAGAATTTCAAACCAG AGATGCTGAAAGGGAAGCGAGTGATTGTCACTGGAGCAAGCACTGGAATTGGAGAGCAGATGGCTTATCACCTGGCACGGATGGGATCCCATATTTTGGTCACAGCACGGACAGAGGCCAAGCTACAGAAA GTTGTTGAACAGTGCCTTAAGCTGGGGGCAGCCTCTGCGCAGTACGTGAGCGGCAGCATGGAGGACATGGCATTTGCTGAGCATGTTGTGAAGGAGGCAGAGAACTTACTGG GAGGCCTAGACATGCTGATTCTTAACCACATCGGCAAATCATACTTCAGTTATTTCGATGGGGATGTTGGACACGTACAAAAGCTCCTGCAGATTAACTTCCTCAGCTATGTAGCTATGACGGTCTCTGCTCTGCCTATGCTGAAGGAGAGCGGAGGCAGCATTGTAGTAGTTTCATCCATGGCAG GTAAAGTCGGGTTTCCATTTACTGTTCCCTATTCTGCAACTAAGTTTGCCTTGGATGGATTTTTCAGCTCCCTGAGGCAGGAATTCAGCATTCAGAGTGTTAATGTTTCCATCACACTCTGCGTCCTTGGCTTCATTAATACTG AGAGTGCCATGAAAGCTGCTGCTGATGTAGTCCTGATGTCCCCAGCACCCAAAGAGGAGTGTGCGCTGGAAATCATCAAGGGGGGAGCTCTCCGCCAGCGGGAGGTTTACTACAAATATGCTTCTACTAAAATACCCCTCCTGATCCGGGACTGGGCTGCAGACTTCCTAGATTATCTGGTCAGGAAGCGCTATAATGTGGAGAATTTGAAGAAAAACTAA